The proteins below come from a single Mya arenaria isolate MELC-2E11 chromosome 6, ASM2691426v1 genomic window:
- the LOC128239108 gene encoding PC3-like endoprotease variant B, with protein sequence MWLLTVGAATLFACLYVAPALPTMEFDPQDPGHFLNLFLIEVADSQTAERVARDNGFQLDSQISELGLYVLRHPEVEGRSKRSAESHVDILKQDQRVRFVEQQKTLKRVRRTHKILHDKQLEFPIREVKDNHLFYREPDQFDTRDGLLYNDEFFDDQWYLSNHHQTGGKRDIDLDVLPVWQQGFHGEGVVVTTLDDGVDHEHPDLRNNYDPEASADFNDKSDRGNDPTPDKTNPANSHGTRCAGEIAAAAGNGVCGVGVAYGASIGGIRLLDGAITDQLEAKALIYHNQHIHIYSASWGPHDDGSTMEAPGKACVDALRQGVQKGRGGLGSLFIWATGNGGGSGDMCGADGYVPSIESISVQSLSDQGTRPFFGESCSSTMISVPSGGEHTKTEEMKATYKIKVVTTDIDGGCVENFEGTSSAAPLASGVYALVLQANPRLTWRDVQHITVKAARVTTDDDEWWINGANHHLNPQFGFGMMDATRMVDLAQNWVNMPEQHTCVTDKKDVSIEISAGDCGTVEFQFDGCRGDSERSITNLEHVQLTVLVDVVRRGDVQIYITSPAGTRSALLTRRPNDGSDESIDFTFMTVHSWMEDPDGNWSVEVCYKPDDDKEKEPRNIKFKRWQMTAYGYHDNDKRKSVSQKARKPSKEELQKIMNREFRESRSVSLRSVDQGQGRDSRVEGQVHSKIDEEKIKRVFNGDSDSILSVITEFLQGKYIEEKQKLNNFDNRAIDLKGNDNDYRDMNGRMEDNIKREILEVLLKNKLGDMTNRELEEEATEIEKEAKMVDLIEEIEKYLKKK encoded by the exons ATGTGGCTGCTCACGGTGGGCGCGGCGACACTGTTCGCATGTCTGTATGTGGCCCCTGCCCTCCCTACTATGGAATTTGACCCCCAGGATCCTGGTCACTTTCTCAACCTGTTCCTGATAGAAGTGGCGGACAGTCAGACGGCCGAACGAGTGGCGAGGGACAACGGGTTTCAGTTGGACAGCCAG ATCTCGGAACTTGGGCTGTACGTGCTAAGGCACCCGGAAGTGGAGGGTCGATCCAAGCGGAGCGCGGAGAGCCACGTGGATATACTCAAACAGGACCAACGG GTGCGATTTGTCGAGCAGCAGAAAACCCTTAAACGCGTGCGACGGACGCACAAGATACTCCATGATAAGCAGCTGGAATTCCCCATCCGGGAAGTGAAAGACAATCATCTCTTCTATCGAGAACCCGACCAGTTTGACACCCGGGATGGTCTGCTGTATAACGACGAGTTCTTTGACGACCAATGGTATCTG TCCAACCACCATCAGACAGGCGGTAAGCGGGACATCGACCTAGACGTACTACCAGTCTGGCAGCAGGGGTTCCACGGAGAGGGCGTGGTCGTCACCACCCTGGATGACGGCGTGGATCACGAGCACCCGGACCTCCGCAATAACTAC GACCCGGAAGCCAGCGCTGATTTCAATGACAAATCTGACAGAGGAAATGATCCTACTCCGGACAAAACCAACCCTGCTAACAG TCACGGGACACGGTGTGCGGGAGAGATTGCAGCGGCAGCCGGCAATGGAGTGTGCGGTGTTGGCGTAGCTTACGGAGCTTCTATTGGAG GTATTCGTCTGTTGGACGGAGCGATCACGGACCAGCTGGAGGCTAAAGCCCTAATCTACCACAACCAGCACATACACATTTACAGCGCATCCTGGGGGCCGCACGATGACGGCTCCACGATGGAGGCGCCCGGAAAGGCGTGTGTGGATGCTCTTAGGCAGGGCGTACAAAAG GGTCGGGGTGGCCTTGGAAGTCTGTTCATCTGGGCGACCGGAAATGGCGGTGGGTCAGGTGATATGTGCGGGGCGGACGGCTACGTTCCGAGCATCGAGAGCATCTCCGTGCAGTCACTGTCGGATCAGGGCACACGGCCTTTCTTTGGAGAGAGCTGCTCGTCCACCATGATCTCCGTCCCTTCCGGGGGCGAGCACACAAAGACGGAGGAAATGAAAGCCACATACAAAATCAAAGTG GTGACAACGGATATAGATGGCGGATGTGTGGAGAACTTTGAGGGTACATCGAGCGCCGCGCCACTGGCTTCCGGTGTGTACGCCCTTGTTCTTCAGGCCAA CCCGCGCCTCACATGGCGGGACGTGCAGCACATCACGGTGAAGGCGGCCCGCGTCACCACGGACGACGACGAATGGTGGATTAACGGTGCCAACCATCACTTGAATCCACAATTTGGCTTCGGTATGATGGACGCGACACGCATGGTTGACCTCGCACAGAACTGGGTCAACATGCCGGAGCAGCATACGTGTGTAACGGATAAAAAAGATGTCAGCAT CGAAATTTCAGCAGGTGACTGTGGCACGGTCGAGTTCCAGTTTGACGGTTGTCGTGGTGACAGCGAGCGCAGCATCACCAACTTGGAGCACGTGCAACTCACCGTGCTTGTTGATGTCGTCAGGCGTGGTGATGTACAAATCTACATCACGTCTCCTGCAGGAACTAG GTCTGCTCTTCTCACCCGCCGTCCAAACGATGGCAGCGACGAGTCGATCGATTTCACGTTCATGACTGTTCACAGCTGGATGGAAGACCCTGACGGCAATTGGAGCGTCGAGGTCTGCTACAAACCCGATGATGATAAGGAAAAAGAGCCGAGGAATATCAAGTTTAAGAG ATGGCAGATGACAGCCTATGGTTACCATGACAACGACAAACGTAAGTCAGTCTCCCAGAAAGCCAGGAAGCCAAGTAAAGAAGAACTGCAGAAAATTATGAATCGAGAATTCAGGGAATCCAGGTCTGTCAGCTTGAGAAGTgtggatcaaggtcaaggtcgcgaTAGCCGGGTCGAAGGTCAAGTTCATTCAAAAATCGATGAGGAGAAAATAAAACGAGTTTTCAATGGTGATAGTGATTCAATACTCAGTGTAATAACAGAGTTTCTACAGGGTAAATATATTGAAGAGAAAcaaaaactgaataactttgaTAACAGGGCTATTGATCTTAAGGGTAATGATAATGACTACCGTGATATGAATGGACGTATGGAGGATAatataaaaagagaaatattaGAAGTTTTATTGAAGAATAAGCTGGGTGATATGACCAATAGGGAATTAGAAGAGGAGGCTACAGAGATTGAAAAAGAAGCTAAAATGGTTGACCTAATTGAGGAAATAGAGaaatacttaaaaaagaaataa